Below is a window of Sus scrofa isolate TJ Tabasco breed Duroc chromosome 3, Sscrofa11.1, whole genome shotgun sequence DNA.
GGGTGCGCTGGTGGGCGGTGAGGTGCGAGCTGTGGCTGAAGCTCTTGCCGCAGTCGAGACAGTGGTagggcttctcgcccgtgtgcGTGCGGTTGTGCGCGATGAGGTTGGAGCGCTGGCTGAAGCACTTGCCGCACTCGGGGCACGGGTAGGGCTTGACCCCAGTGTGGGTGCGCTGGTGGGTGACCAGCGCCGAGCTCTGCGTGAAGCACTTGCCGCAGATGGGGCACTTGTGCGGCTTGGCGCCCGTGTGGGTGCCCTGGTGGGTGACCAGGTCCGAGCGGCGGGTGAAGCGCTTGGCGCAGCGGTCGCACACGTagggcttctcgcccgtgtggaTGCGCTGGTGCTGGATGAGCGTCGAGTGGTGGCTGAAGCTCTTCCAGCAGGACGGGCAGGTGTAGGGCTTCTCGCCGGTGTGGATGATCTGGTGCTGGATGAGGTGCGAGCTGCGGCCGAAGCGCTTGCCGCAGTCCGTGCAGGCGTAGGGTTTCTCGCCCGTGTGCGTGCGCCGGTGCGTCACCAGGTGCGAGTGCCAGCTGAAGGCCTTGCCACACTGCTCGCACCGGTAGGTCTTCTTGCCCGCGTCCGCGTCGGGGGCCAGGCCCTCGTCGCCGCTTTCGCTCTCGGGGGCGGCTGACTCCGCCTCGCTGGGCTGCCCTGGGACGCGGCCCTCCTGGGCCTTGGGGAGGCCGCCGTCAGGCGGGGCTGCTTCCAGCTGTCCCTGCTCGGGGGGCCTGGGCCGCACATGGTCTTTGGTGGGCCCTGAGCTCTGGCCGCTGGCTGCCGACTGCCCGCACTGCAGGGGGTCCCCCTGGGTTCTCCCCACCCTGTTTTTGAAGGACTTCACATCCCCAAGGGCTGTCAGGGACGGAGCCAGCTCCTCCTTTCCCAGCTGCGCGGCTCCTGAACAAAGAGGGTTTCCAGCAAGAGAGAGGCTTGCACGAGGGACCCAGGGGGATTCTGGAGATGGACAGAAGGGCACGGACTAGCCAGGAACTCTGAAGCCAGAGCCAGACGCGGGGAGGctggcagccctgcccccacagaGACAGTGTGCCTGCACTGAGGCGGGCACCTGAGAGTGACAGccgtgccccccccaccccccccccgcaccgTGCCCTCgcacccacccacctgcccctctgcacacacctctcttctcctcttctcccatCAGCCGGCTGGAGCTCGGGGCCTCGCCCTTGCCCTGTGCTGGAGAGGCCCAGACAGGTCTGCTGAAGGGACACCCTGCTTGAGAGAGAGGCCGAGCTCCGGCAGGGCCCTTCCAGGCCGCACAGTGAAAcagccctgccccccgccccagaggAACAAAGTGGGGTGCAGCTCTGCAAGCACAGGCAACGCCACGTGAGCTCAGAAGTACTGGGGCCTGATGGGCCTCCCTCTAGGATGCACATTCCGGGGACCTCCAGACACTCTCTTCTCGGGGCTGAATCTGGACTCTGTCTGGTCCCCAAACAAACCACAGAAGTAAAGGCAGCGGGGCTGGGCCAGGTCAGCTGCTGGCCAACCCCTCCCCTCTCTTTTGGGCCAcacatcgaagttcccaggctaggggtcgaataggaggtgcagctgctggcctacaccacagtcacaaccacagcaacatgggatccaagccacatctgtgacctacaccacagctcacagcaaaccagattcttaacccactgagtgaggccagggatggaacctgtaccctcacagatcctagtcaggttcttaacccactgagccatgatgggaaccgcTGGCCACTCCCTTATGTCACACAGCCCCCAGCAGTGGGCAGCCATGTCAGGAGCCAGGCAGTCCTCCTCTCCTGTACCCACACCTGCCCAGGACCACAGGCGAAAAGGCTCCAGGTAGGAGGGCCGAGGATGAGAGGGCCAGGGCCATGGACCAGCCGGAAGTCAGGGACCAAAGGCCCGTTTGCCTGGGAATTCTGGTCAGGTCAGTAAGAGAACAGAGGGGCCCTGGCCTCCATGCCCTGATCCAAGCCCCACgagagagaaagaatgtttgGACCAATGGGGTGGTTTAGGGCATTCACAAAACCTGCCATGGGCCTGTGAAGGGATGCTAGTTCCTTCTGATCCCCCAGTTTGTCGACTGCTGTTCTGGGCCCTGGAGACTGAGCAAACCTGAGATAATTAAAGACATAAGCAGGGCAGCTGCTGTGACCCTGGGCCCACTAGGGACAGTGGGGGTCTCGGCCACCATCAAAAGCAAAGGGTGGCATTACCAAGCCCCTGACTCCACCTGAACTAGCAGGTGTGCGACAGCCACGTGTTGACAGACGGACTGACCAAATGAACAATGAATGAGTGAACGCTCTGATTTTTCTGCAAGCCCTCATGCAATCCTTCCAGGAAAACTAGGCCCTAAAACTAGACTCTTTGAGAAGTCAAAGCCCTGCGGCTTGGCTACCCACCATGAGAAAAACCAAGGGAGCCAAGGCCCCTCTGAGAAGAGGACACGGCCCTGGAGCGGGGGTGACATCTCAGTCAAAGGCCTGGAGGATTAGCTGGCACCATCCCTATCCCCCGGGTCAGCAGCCTGGCTGAGgctgggccaggaggagggggcaggggaacTACTGGAATGAGCTTGGGGAGAAAGGACGAGCAGCAGCCTCTGCAGGGCGGCACCGCCTGCCAAGGCAACTGCTGGCCACATGTGCCTATTTCTGTTTGAACTGGTTAAAATGAGAGGAAACAACTCAGTTTTTGGAGGTCTCACCATGGCacggtaggttaagaatccaactgcagcggcttgagtTTTGGAGGTGTGGCTGGGAGCAGTGGATTAaaagctctggcattgccacagctgagactacgattcagtccccagcctgggaacttctatatgcctctggtgcagccataaaaaaccaaaacgaGATGAAACAAAAGACTCGGTTGCTCTAGCTGCATTTCTAGGGCTCAAAAGCCACATCTGGCTTGTGGCTGCCATGTCAGCAGACACAGAACGCGTCCATCGCT
It encodes the following:
- the ZNF205 gene encoding zinc finger protein 205 isoform X1 — its product is MSADGGGIRAAQDKERAGETPGRGHSGQEMLSELEQTAPSGAAQESPHIKMEPEEPQPAGVSQEARAQGARGWEPPSRGSKEKACVLPGGALPSPQALVLSREGRTRDPRMAAALLTAWSQMPVTFEDVALYLSREEWGRLDHTQQSFYRDVLQQRNGLSLAGCPFSRPVWASPAQGKGEAPSSSRLMGEEEKRESPWVPRASLSLAGNPLCSGAAQLGKEELAPSLTALGDVKSFKNRVGRTQGDPLQCGQSAASGQSSGPTKDHVRPRPPEQGQLEAAPPDGGLPKAQEGRVPGQPSEAESAAPESESGDEGLAPDADAGKKTYRCEQCGKAFSWHSHLVTHRRTHTGEKPYACTDCGKRFGRSSHLIQHQIIHTGEKPYTCPSCWKSFSHHSTLIQHQRIHTGEKPYVCDRCAKRFTRRSDLVTHQGTHTGAKPHKCPICGKCFTQSSALVTHQRTHTGVKPYPCPECGKCFSQRSNLIAHNRTHTGEKPYHCLDCGKSFSHSSHLTAHQRTHRGVRPYSCPLCGKSFSRRSNLHRHEKIHTAGPKALAMLMLGAAGALAAPPSAPT
- the ZNF205 gene encoding zinc finger protein 205 isoform X2, translated to MSADGGGIRAAQDKERAGETPGRGHSGQEMLSELEQTAPSGAAQESPHIKMEPEEPQPAGVSQEARAQGARGWEPPSRGSKEKACVLPGGALPSPQALVLSREGRTRDPRMAAALLTAWSQMPVTFEDVALYLSREEWGRLDHTQQSFYRDVLQQRNGLSLGCPFSRPVWASPAQGKGEAPSSSRLMGEEEKRESPWVPRASLSLAGNPLCSGAAQLGKEELAPSLTALGDVKSFKNRVGRTQGDPLQCGQSAASGQSSGPTKDHVRPRPPEQGQLEAAPPDGGLPKAQEGRVPGQPSEAESAAPESESGDEGLAPDADAGKKTYRCEQCGKAFSWHSHLVTHRRTHTGEKPYACTDCGKRFGRSSHLIQHQIIHTGEKPYTCPSCWKSFSHHSTLIQHQRIHTGEKPYVCDRCAKRFTRRSDLVTHQGTHTGAKPHKCPICGKCFTQSSALVTHQRTHTGVKPYPCPECGKCFSQRSNLIAHNRTHTGEKPYHCLDCGKSFSHSSHLTAHQRTHRGVRPYSCPLCGKSFSRRSNLHRHEKIHTAGPKALAMLMLGAAGALAAPPSAPT
- the ZNF205 gene encoding zinc finger protein 205 isoform X5, giving the protein MLSELEQTAPSGAAQESPHIKMEPEEPQPAGVSQEARAQGARGWEPPSRGSKEKACVLPGGALPSPQALVLSREGRTRDPRMAAALLTAWSQMPVTFEDVALYLSREEWGRLDHTQQSFYRDVLQQRNGLSLAGCPFSRPVWASPAQGKGEAPSSSRLMGEEEKRESPWVPRASLSLAGNPLCSGAAQLGKEELAPSLTALGDVKSFKNRVGRTQGDPLQCGQSAASGQSSGPTKDHVRPRPPEQGQLEAAPPDGGLPKAQEGRVPGQPSEAESAAPESESGDEGLAPDADAGKKTYRCEQCGKAFSWHSHLVTHRRTHTGEKPYACTDCGKRFGRSSHLIQHQIIHTGEKPYTCPSCWKSFSHHSTLIQHQRIHTGEKPYVCDRCAKRFTRRSDLVTHQGTHTGAKPHKCPICGKCFTQSSALVTHQRTHTGVKPYPCPECGKCFSQRSNLIAHNRTHTGEKPYHCLDCGKSFSHSSHLTAHQRTHRGVRPYSCPLCGKSFSRRSNLHRHEKIHTAGPKALAMLMLGAAGALAAPPSAPT
- the ZNF205 gene encoding zinc finger protein 205 isoform X4: MSADGGGIRAAQDKERAGETPGRGHSGQEMLSELEQTAPSGAAQESPHIKMEPEEPQPAGVSQEARAQGARGWEPPSRGSKEKACVLPGGALPSPQALVLSREGRTRDPRMAAALLTAWSQMPVTFEDVALYLSREEWGRLDHTQQSFYRDVLQQRNGLSLGCPFSRPVWASPAQGKGEAPSSSRLMGEEEKRGAAQLGKEELAPSLTALGDVKSFKNRVGRTQGDPLQCGQSAASGQSSGPTKDHVRPRPPEQGQLEAAPPDGGLPKAQEGRVPGQPSEAESAAPESESGDEGLAPDADAGKKTYRCEQCGKAFSWHSHLVTHRRTHTGEKPYACTDCGKRFGRSSHLIQHQIIHTGEKPYTCPSCWKSFSHHSTLIQHQRIHTGEKPYVCDRCAKRFTRRSDLVTHQGTHTGAKPHKCPICGKCFTQSSALVTHQRTHTGVKPYPCPECGKCFSQRSNLIAHNRTHTGEKPYHCLDCGKSFSHSSHLTAHQRTHRGVRPYSCPLCGKSFSRRSNLHRHEKIHTAGPKALAMLMLGAAGALAAPPSAPT
- the ZNF205 gene encoding zinc finger protein 205, with translation MSADGGGIRAAQDKERAGETPGRGHSGQEMLSELEQTAPSGAAQESPHIKMEPEEPQPAGVSQEARAQGARGWEPPSRGSKEKACVLPGGALPSPQALVLSREGRTRDPRMAAALLTAWSQMPVTFEDVALYLSREEWGRLDHTQQSFYRDVLQQRNGLSLAGCPFSRPVWASPAQGKGEAPSSSRLMGEEEKRGAAQLGKEELAPSLTALGDVKSFKNRVGRTQGDPLQCGQSAASGQSSGPTKDHVRPRPPEQGQLEAAPPDGGLPKAQEGRVPGQPSEAESAAPESESGDEGLAPDADAGKKTYRCEQCGKAFSWHSHLVTHRRTHTGEKPYACTDCGKRFGRSSHLIQHQIIHTGEKPYTCPSCWKSFSHHSTLIQHQRIHTGEKPYVCDRCAKRFTRRSDLVTHQGTHTGAKPHKCPICGKCFTQSSALVTHQRTHTGVKPYPCPECGKCFSQRSNLIAHNRTHTGEKPYHCLDCGKSFSHSSHLTAHQRTHRGVRPYSCPLCGKSFSRRSNLHRHEKIHTAGPKALAMLMLGAAGALAAPPSAPT
- the ZNF205 gene encoding zinc finger protein 205 isoform X6; translated protein: MAAALLTAWSQMPVTFEDVALYLSREEWGRLDHTQQSFYRDVLQQRNGLSLAGCPFSRPVWASPAQGKGEAPSSSRLMGEEEKRESPWVPRASLSLAGNPLCSGAAQLGKEELAPSLTALGDVKSFKNRVGRTQGDPLQCGQSAASGQSSGPTKDHVRPRPPEQGQLEAAPPDGGLPKAQEGRVPGQPSEAESAAPESESGDEGLAPDADAGKKTYRCEQCGKAFSWHSHLVTHRRTHTGEKPYACTDCGKRFGRSSHLIQHQIIHTGEKPYTCPSCWKSFSHHSTLIQHQRIHTGEKPYVCDRCAKRFTRRSDLVTHQGTHTGAKPHKCPICGKCFTQSSALVTHQRTHTGVKPYPCPECGKCFSQRSNLIAHNRTHTGEKPYHCLDCGKSFSHSSHLTAHQRTHRGVRPYSCPLCGKSFSRRSNLHRHEKIHTAGPKALAMLMLGAAGALAAPPSAPT